gacaaaactcccctttaatgggttggtcgcactaactgacctaacaagacgatcgttccctgctgtgacccactgggagtgaccggaacctcgtgtcgtagtttccgacgatgcaggccacggctgatgtgagcttgctctgccgaggtgtaagttgcagcagtggatcaggagccagccacttcgggccttgatcaggaagtacgcagtgagtggtagagatcggaatcttcaccgctccgagcgagtctagtccgtccgtgtattccggggctggctaagtgtcggctaggcctcagggaactggggtaggagtactatctccgagggtacacccgttcctagttatgacaacccgctccactccgtacgatgcgctggtaaatttaaaagtatgagtaaaattcaggaaaacaacaatagtgaaaacgggcctcatgcccaacaagcagcgattgaagcaagcgctgaaatgaagcggtcgcaagcgtttgaacgccttgaaaagctgaccagtgagctaaatgacttcatccaatctaaggtcaatatccacaaggagattaagaccaagacgaccagcgtagccaatgccctccagagattcaacaaacttgatgaagaatggtgtttaacagtacgacgcacttctcgcactacaccggagagaagcattcaagcaactatcgtgaatgaagaagcaatggacactggagccgaaggtgacggtgaatcagtcgcggaagacagaatcagaactagcagcaagtcaactaagagaaaagatcgatcttctcccgacccaacgatctgccaagttgtgaagaaaaaggacctgaaaccaagccctccgaaaaacacggcagtgcagaacgccggaaaaaagaggtgactgaatggcagaaggtccaatccaagaaggagaagaaggagcaagcgagagagcggttaccaaaacaaccggtgaacaaatctcggccggagcctaagcgggaaaaaccgcgaaaattcaccaaaccagatgccttaattattcgacccgttgagaaggcaaaatatgccgagatactgcgtcggattaaaaaagatgtcCCACCAGATCAGACCCGTGACGTCGTTGACAAGGTTCAAAAGACGAATAATGGAAAAATGCTCATTACGCTTTCCAGAAAGAAGAAGCGCAAGTCCTTAAAGAAGAAGCGCAAGTCATCTGTAAAGGCCCAGAGGAACAGCTTGAAATCCGGGACATTGACGACGAAACAACTAAAGACGATGTCCGGAAggccttacaagaggcagctggaaatgactacgaaatacctgaagatgtcattaaaattcgtccggcctacagaggtactcaaactgcttcggtacgattgccagcagcaatagtgcagaagatacttggaaagacaggcaaaataaggattggctgggtaaattgccgtgtcagagcaattaagacaccattacgatgctataagtgctggcactttgggcacactactgcccaatgtaaaagcgaagtcgaccgatctgggctttgcatcaaatgtgggcaaacaggtcatcaagctgctcaatgccaaaataaagtgaaatgtgcgttatgtgcggaaaaacctggctctcaggacactgctcactggtctggttctggccgatgtctagtcttccaagaagcactccagaagctgacaaataaacgaacatgaggataccgcagcttaacatcaatcactgcgaagctgcgcatgacctgcttatgcagacagtacgggaattaaagctcgacgttgtgcttttatcggagccatataaacatttagctggacaaccttgggagacggatatcaccacgaaagctgtgatctgggcttgtggtaagctccctttccagagtgtagctaccaatggcagcgctggctttgtagcagcatcagtagatggcatccgttttacagctgctacgcaccacctagccttcCAGTTGCTGTGTTTACtgacttcttggatcgactgaccgaggacgcgaagcaacatcatccagtggcgatagccggggactttaacgcctgggcagtggactggggcagtaagcagactaatgcacgaggaagagagctgctagaagctctttctacactagatgtagtcttgctcaacagtggtgacacgccgacctacaccaaaggtgacgcaagctcgattgtagacgtcacttttgtcagtaccagccctgctaaaggtaacactaactggaaggtactggacatctacactgccagtgaccatcatgcgatactctgggaaacgtcaaacgaccagaacctccgggggcctatcaagcaatttaacaccgtcggttggaaggtgaaatctcttgacccagaagtattgctaacagccctcgatagtgatccgatagagactggatgtgcagaagaacatactaaggctctgatgatgcgagtaacacaagcttgtgatgccagtatgcctcgcaaacgtgttatgaattcaagacctgcggtacactggtggaatgatcatatcagcaacctccgtaaagagtgtcatcgaaagagaagaatatcacagcgtggctatcaacgaccttactctgcagtgttgatcgcagagtacaaaaaagctcgtcgtgaacttaataaggccataaaagagagcaaaagaagatgctggaaagagctcatatacgaggtcgacaaagacgtgtggggtcggccgtataaggtggtcatgacgcacctgaagaaacaacaaatgccgtcaactacgtgtccccaactccttcagaaaatcgtcactgtgctgtttccacagcaacacagtctcaattatcagtcaacgcaagatgaactggacgacattccacctgtcactgaagaagaattgttggaggcctgtaatcgggtaggaaataataaagcgccgggattggacggaatccctaatatagccttgaaaaccatcataaaggcagcaccaacattatttctagacgcttacaacgcatgcctcaaggaggggacttttcctcgtaagttgaaacagcaacggttagtacttttacctaaaggaaagaaaccgccagaagaaccgtcatcttaccgaccactctgcatgctagatacggcgggtaaaatatttgagcgtatcatccatcagcgaatagatgcagtagtcgacccactcttggcagacaaccagtatggattccggaaaggacgatcaaccctggacgcgatcaacctggttgttaatacggccaaagaggcaatcgcaggaactagatggaagggtggaacgaagaagtactgcctggtggctgccttggacatcaaaaatgctttcaattccgctaattgggactgcatcatgcaagctctcgacgagaagaacgtgccaacatatcttcgcagactagtgattagctattttacagatagagtgctgaaatacgatacaaagaatggtccaaaagagtatgatataaccggtggtgtgccacagggctctgttcttggtccacttctgtggaatatcatgtatgacgggctcctgagactgaagcttccaagatgtgtcaaactggtagcgtatgcggatgatgttgccgcagtgatcgtcgccaaatacctcgacgagattcaacatctgtttgacatcacttttgagaagatcaaccagtggatggatacagtgaacctacaactggccaagcagaagaccgaagcagtgcttattaccagccgaaaagaagttgaaacaattaagattaatgtcggtgaccgagaaatcacatcacaaccatttatccgttatctgggagtgatgctggatgcacgactcaacttcaaacagcaggtggaacatgtcagtgccaaagcgtcagtagtgagggctagtctcgcacggctgatgcctaacatcggaggcccaatgcagagcaggaggctactattgtcatcagtagtcacatcagtgctcacttacgaaatatccatttgggctgatgcactggaaacccaagaatcatggagaaaagctggaccaatataccgactgagtgccctacgagtagctagtgccttccgcactatatcagaagaagcagtgtgcgtcattgctggaaccctacctcttagagttctagcagaggaaagacgggccctttaccaacgaaaaaggtcaactgcactgagcccggaagaacttagaattgaagaacggcagaagagcataggccgatggcaactacaatgggatgctgcagagaagggtaggtggacgcaccgtctcatacctcgggtcgacatttggcttaaccggaatcacggtgaggtcaattactatcttacgcagatgttgtcgggacatgggtgttttcgagagtatctacaccgctttaagcacgatgactcttcggagtgcccgtcctgcccaggagctgctgaagacgcggagcacgtcttctttgtatgtcctcgtttcgatccacagcgtgaagaactggagaggatcctgaaccagagaatgcaaccagattcactagtagaagcaatgttgtcatcagaagctgcctggaacgctaccaacacgtttgcaacagaagtccttaaagacttgcgttccaccgaaagaaaaagagcaaatagcagaagatagaaagaagatagttaacaccttagccaccagaaggaagagcagtagctagatcctcccttcacgaagtaatgcctgacggcggtttccatgagggattagaggaaagaaggaaaaggggtttagggtttagtgggtaggggcgttagtgtcgagttagtatgacgctgcgtcgagtcgccacatatccaggccaaacagctatgcctagaatccgtaaaaggattccccctacaaaaaaaacacacacacacacacacacacacacacacatacagacaccggaAGATGGGCCGGAAGATGGGCGGCAGAGTTAACGATaccggtgtcttttgaagatcttttttcgtacctctttataaaaaaaaaaaaaaaaaaaaaaaaaaaaacatacagacaccgtgacaacctcgcggggatagtcaggaaagcttcctaggacctcaaaacgtcgagatctgatgaaaactcgattttcgaaaaagggggtaaaaccaataacttcccgatttttgaaaattttcaattttcttagcgggaagttaaaaatttaccttaagataaaattttactattttgatcagaaaaaatttttagtttttttttttgaaccttCAAAAAatgcatgaattttttaacataattttttttcaattaaaaatccgcttattatcaaacaaattattcaattggttgcagtttttaaatttgctttaataaattattattattatttttaattttagtttgaattatttaagaaaaaaaaaaacaacctAGATCATTGAACTGCAGCCAATAgaactctaaaaaaaaatctaaataatatcctgaaaattgattattttattttttgtttttggatTGCAGTCCAATGATTTGGGTATCGCAGTATCATGAAATGAGGATGAACACGACGGTAAACAGTGAAGAAGAAATGAGCGAAGCTGTTATAACAGTTTGCTTAATGCAAGCAGATTCATTACTGacgatgatattttttttattattaatatttatattcttcgTAATACCATTATTTATTCTGCTGTTActgtatttaataataatacggCAGTTGATAAATGACCGCTCGGCGTCAACAGCGGAAAATTACCATGCGCGCGCACGCAAACAAGTGGTGTTCATGTTGCTGACAGTGGTGTTTAGTTTCTTCATTTGTCTCGCGCCATTTAAAATTCTCACGTTTTACATCGTCTTGGCGCCCAATGAGTCCGTCGAAGCCATAGATCACGACACCTTTTACAACATTTTGTATTTCAGCCGAATTATGTTTTACTTAAACAGCGCGGTTAATCCGATTCTTTATAACTTGATGAGCAGCAGATTTAGGTTAggatttagaaaaatttttcgggtGATTAAGCGCACCAGAACTGACCGAAGCACTGTCAGAAGTTCTACCACTGGAACAAGACTGTCGCGTAGAACTATTACCAGTAGTGATCagcaggaaatttttttatgattcttatttttattataattttcgttattaatgtattttatagaaaaaactggtttaaataaatgttatatATACATgcatatttgttattttagaaCATCCCGAAAACAACAGAAATTAAGAaagttcgagcgaatctaatgtgaaaaataatttccaactttgagctttgaaattaagtatacttataaataaatacgtcatttatctaatccaaaaatttcaaaaagattcaccgtttagttacttagatattaaattttaaaaatcacattttttatctccttttacacgggctcttatggcggacaaactttagtcgagactttaattatttttttcaatattaacctcccaactttaacgaataaaaaactatacacaagaaacttggattattgtaaaatataaaaaaaaatttaataataatacattaccgatataattttagaaatatttaaagtgtaattttatgtttttgacTCGTTTACcgtcagctatttattcgaataaagatttggcaacgttgcgtcgacagctgagaaaaaaaaggagagaaatttagttacagagagagaaatatataactcacacactcatccacgtctctgtaatgggtataatcaaacgcgctgttgccaaatctgtttattaaATCtggcaattaataaatacgaaagtcgttttattattttattttattaaataagtaaaaatcatcaatattaaattggtcaaattatataaaattaaaatgaagaattttgatgaatattgggaagattgaaagtaaaaaaaaatttaaacattattttgagtcaAAAGTTACGCTTGAACCTCCTTAAGGAGGTTCGAGAGAATctaatgtgaaaaataatttccaactttgagctttaaaattaagtatacgtatgaATAAATACGTAATGTATctaatccaaaaatttaaaaagattcactggttacttagatattaaatttcaaaaatcacatttttatCTCCTtttacacgggctcttatggcggacaaactttagtcgagactttaattatttttttcaatattaacctcccaactttaacgaataaaaaactatacacaagaaacttgaattattgtaaaatattaaaaaaatttaataataatacatgaccgatataatttttgaaatatttaaagtgtaattttatgtttttgacTCGTTTACcgtcagctatttattcgaataaagatttggcaACGTCGCGTCAAcggctgagaaaaaagaaaaggagagaaatatagttacagagagagaaatatttaactcacactctcatccacgtctctgtaatgggtataatcaaacgcgctgttgccaaatctgtttatttaatccGGCAATTAACAAATacgaaagtcattttattactttattttataaaataagtaaaaattattaattattaaactgttcaaattatttttaattaaaataaagaattttgacgaatattgagAAGACtgacagtaaaaataaatttaaactttattttggctcataagttacgctcgaagctccttaaataaatttatattgtttaaattaaacgAGTGTCTTATTAtcgcacgcctcataagcgaagcatTGATTATCAGATAAATCTTCTGTACTACTAAAGTTCAATTC
The sequence above is drawn from the Cotesia glomerata isolate CgM1 linkage group LG4, MPM_Cglom_v2.3, whole genome shotgun sequence genome and encodes:
- the LOC123262886 gene encoding growth hormone secretagogue receptor type 1-like isoform X2 gives rise to the protein MLTTVSVPAFELNSSFYTTAFGSSSTLEGFSVSVIEPDNSTAASTPYMLPEYIRATSMVVCITVMVLGIIGNLMVPLVVFRGKDMRNSTNIFLVNLSAADLCVLLICAPTVLVEVNSGPQVWPLGEHMCKAVPFVELTVAHASVLTILAISFERYYAICEPLRAGYICTKARATFLCFLAWVFAAVCTSPMIWVSQYHEMRMNTTVNSEEEMSEAVITVCLMQADSLLTMIFFLLLIFIFFVIPLFILLLLYLIIIRQLINDRSASTAENYHARARKQVVFMLLTVVFSFFICLAPFKILTFYIVLAPNESVEAIDHDTFYNILYFSRIMFYLNSAVNPILYNLMSSRFRLGFRKIFRVIKRTRTDRSTVRSSTTGTRLSRRTITSSDQQEIFL